The Desmonostoc muscorum LEGE 12446 genome includes a region encoding these proteins:
- a CDS encoding cupin domain-containing protein, protein MPDKTVTKIDSAYSPKGQLGQKYLASGKSISMRLWENEEPNEPKESTAREYETVGYVINGRAELDIEGQKILLEPGSSWIVPKGARHTYKILESFTAVEATSPPAQVHGRDEN, encoded by the coding sequence ATGCCTGATAAAACCGTTACAAAAATAGACTCTGCTTATTCTCCTAAAGGTCAACTTGGTCAAAAATATCTGGCATCTGGTAAAAGTATTTCCATGCGTCTGTGGGAGAATGAGGAACCAAATGAACCTAAAGAATCAACTGCGCGGGAATATGAGACTGTTGGTTATGTAATCAATGGTCGTGCAGAATTAGACATTGAAGGCCAAAAGATTTTACTAGAGCCGGGGAGTTCTTGGATAGTACCAAAAGGAGCCAGGCACACATACAAAATCCTAGAATCATTTACTGCTGTTGAAGCAACAAGTCCCCCTGCTCAAGTTCACGGACGGGATGAAAATTAG
- a CDS encoding GumC family protein, producing MENHSSQPSSYDQNRNSVPPFLQPQPLPWSEEQGNDSSFPQFLSVVRRRALLIAGISITLGTVVFVSLILNRQLPVYEGNFRLLVEPVNDESKVVDIVKDPNVNKSGLDYESQIEVLKSPELMGEIVKRLQTTYRDISYSSLIKDLTISRFVETKIIEVRYRSHDPNEVKIVLDQIAEDYLNYSRERRQTKLRQGIQFVEKQLPSIQNRVDQLQKELQTFRQKYDFVEPEVQSEQVVSQITNLSKERQEVDGQLAEARANLSLLQEKDGRLAALKDAPLYQQLLAQVQELNVQIATESTRLQDDNPTIQTLKEKRLRLVPLVNNEAQRFVGTKIAELTTKLQTLEVQSRELAKVERRIELQRKQWPILAREYTELQRKLQVATESLNRFLSTRENLQIEISQTELGWQLLQAPSKPKFPISDSSIKRYLIPGLVGSIALGIGIALLLEKLDKTYHSAQALKEKIKLPLLGNIPFEKQVESTQSHTQERKFPTVKILSPIFKGIPSLGILEKKNYSNYSAEFLEALRVLYTNVQLLSWDRRITSIVISSAMHGDGKSTIAFHLAQVATDMGQRVLLVDADLRQPNIHTLSNLNNLRGLSNLISTNLPTSEAIRQLPSMNELSIITAGPIPPDPTKLLSSEKMKQLMADFNNNFDLVIYDAPPLLGLADASLLAPYTDGILLVVRIDKTDSSMISRTLEHLKIYRMNALGMVSNGQRSDINSD from the coding sequence ATGGAGAATCATTCTTCTCAACCATCAAGTTACGACCAGAATAGGAACTCTGTACCACCATTTCTTCAGCCTCAACCTTTGCCTTGGTCTGAAGAGCAAGGAAATGATTCGAGTTTCCCACAATTTCTGAGTGTTGTACGTCGAAGAGCGCTACTTATTGCAGGAATAAGTATTACTCTAGGGACAGTTGTGTTTGTCAGTTTGATACTAAACCGGCAACTACCAGTATATGAAGGCAATTTTCGCCTGTTAGTGGAACCTGTGAATGATGAGTCTAAAGTAGTCGATATCGTCAAAGACCCTAATGTAAACAAGTCTGGTCTAGATTACGAGAGTCAAATTGAGGTTCTTAAAAGCCCTGAATTGATGGGAGAGATTGTAAAGCGCTTACAAACTACCTATCGAGATATCAGCTATAGTTCGCTGATCAAAGATCTGACAATTTCCCGGTTTGTTGAAACCAAGATTATAGAAGTTCGTTATCGAAGTCATGATCCAAATGAAGTTAAAATTGTACTCGACCAAATTGCTGAGGATTATCTAAATTATAGTCGAGAAAGGCGGCAAACCAAGTTACGCCAAGGGATTCAATTCGTTGAAAAACAACTCCCATCTATCCAAAATCGAGTCGATCAGCTTCAGAAAGAACTGCAAACGTTTCGACAAAAGTATGACTTTGTTGAACCAGAAGTCCAGTCCGAACAAGTTGTTAGTCAAATCACTAACTTGTCTAAGGAACGACAAGAGGTTGATGGGCAATTGGCAGAAGCTCGCGCTAATCTCTCTTTGCTACAGGAAAAAGATGGTAGGCTAGCAGCGCTCAAAGATGCTCCTTTGTATCAGCAATTGTTGGCTCAGGTACAGGAACTAAACGTTCAAATTGCTACAGAGTCAACTCGTTTGCAAGATGATAACCCAACCATTCAAACATTGAAAGAGAAACGGCTAAGGTTGGTACCTTTGGTAAACAACGAAGCGCAACGCTTTGTGGGTACAAAAATTGCAGAACTAACAACTAAGCTTCAAACTCTAGAAGTGCAAAGCCGAGAGCTTGCTAAAGTAGAACGAAGAATCGAACTACAGCGCAAACAATGGCCAATCTTGGCACGTGAATACACTGAACTACAGCGAAAATTACAGGTAGCAACCGAGAGCTTGAATCGTTTTCTATCTACTCGGGAAAATCTCCAAATCGAGATATCTCAGACTGAACTTGGTTGGCAGTTATTACAGGCACCAAGTAAACCGAAATTCCCTATTTCTGATTCGAGCATTAAACGTTATTTAATACCAGGATTGGTTGGGAGTATAGCTTTAGGAATTGGCATCGCCCTGCTGCTAGAAAAGCTGGACAAGACCTACCATAGCGCTCAGGCTCTCAAAGAGAAGATTAAACTACCGTTGTTAGGAAATATTCCATTTGAAAAGCAAGTTGAAAGCACTCAAAGCCACACACAAGAGCGAAAATTTCCCACAGTAAAAATACTAAGTCCCATTTTTAAAGGCATTCCTAGTTTAGGTATCTTAGAGAAAAAAAATTATAGCAACTATTCAGCAGAATTTTTAGAAGCTTTGCGGGTACTTTATACAAACGTACAATTGCTCAGTTGGGATCGCCGTATTACTTCTATAGTTATTAGCTCAGCTATGCATGGTGATGGTAAGTCTACTATTGCCTTCCATCTAGCTCAAGTAGCTACAGATATGGGGCAACGAGTACTACTTGTAGATGCTGATTTACGCCAACCTAACATTCACACCTTATCAAATTTAAATAACTTACGGGGATTAAGTAATTTAATCTCCACAAACCTACCAACGAGTGAGGCTATCCGACAGCTACCCTCAATGAATGAACTATCTATAATCACTGCTGGACCTATACCACCCGATCCCACAAAGCTGCTCTCCTCTGAAAAGATGAAGCAACTAATGGCAGATTTTAATAATAACTTTGACTTGGTGATTTATGACGCTCCTCCTTTGTTGGGGTTAGCTGATGCTAGCCTGCTGGCACCTTATACTGATGGCATATTGCTAGTGGTAAGAATTGACAAAACAGACTCCTCAATGATAAGCCGAACTTTAGAGCATCTCAAAATTTACCGGATGAATGCCTTAGGTATGGTTAGTAACGGCCAAAGGAGCGACATCAACAGTGATTGA